A single Pseudomonas sp. MM223 DNA region contains:
- the mopR_1 gene encoding Phenol regulator MopR (*Name mopR_1): MSRSSTAAPRDTVSRAPQAYETSSPTPADLRRYLRFSDEDARIWLDDQSMVMLHSSALGALRRELIESVGREGARRILMRIGYSAGSQDAALVRKRWPASDERSSFIAGGRLHALQGVVRVETVDLDLDIERGHFHGEYLWHDSREAHEHIAHYGVGDEAACWMTLGYAAGYASAFIGKLVVYREVECVAAGGRCCRIVGDTADRLPDHEHGAEQRYWDPSHFIQMNSIWSPSDGEAAQPACTASSLPLQDDMVGISAAFSVARHQIAQVAPTRASVLFSGESGVGKEVFAKALHRLSPRAQQPLVAVNCAALPESLLEAELFGAEKGAYTGATQARAGRFERASGGTLFLDEIQALSMSAQSKLLRALQEGEIERVGGNRPIKVDLRVVAATNANLREAIARGTFREDLFFRLNVFPIHLPPLRERRDDIPLLMEHFFKHFTQLHGKQVTGFSARAVEALLNYSYPGNVRELQNLVERGVIAAPGQGAIRTQHLFPSGEQAPRAGLGVGGDGSLCNPASEPDAQASPMAELKHAIHNQQLEQYRLVLQACNGNLSAAARQLGISRPQLAYRLKAHGQG; the protein is encoded by the coding sequence ATGAGTCGTTCATCCACCGCGGCACCCCGCGATACCGTGTCGCGGGCCCCTCAGGCCTATGAAACCAGCAGCCCGACCCCGGCCGACCTGCGTCGCTACCTGCGGTTTTCGGATGAGGATGCGCGTATCTGGCTGGATGACCAGAGCATGGTCATGCTGCACTCCAGCGCCCTGGGTGCGTTGCGCCGCGAACTGATCGAAAGCGTGGGGCGCGAAGGCGCGCGGCGTATCCTGATGCGCATCGGTTATTCGGCGGGTAGCCAGGATGCCGCGCTGGTACGCAAGCGCTGGCCGGCATCGGACGAGCGCAGCTCATTCATTGCCGGCGGCCGGCTGCATGCGTTGCAGGGTGTGGTGCGGGTGGAAACGGTCGACCTTGACCTGGACATCGAACGCGGCCACTTCCACGGGGAATACCTGTGGCACGATTCGCGCGAAGCCCATGAGCACATCGCCCACTACGGGGTTGGCGACGAAGCCGCGTGCTGGATGACCCTAGGCTATGCAGCCGGTTATGCCAGTGCCTTCATCGGCAAGCTGGTGGTGTACCGCGAGGTCGAATGCGTGGCCGCCGGCGGCCGCTGCTGCCGGATTGTCGGCGACACGGCAGATCGTTTGCCAGACCATGAGCACGGCGCCGAGCAGCGTTACTGGGACCCTTCGCACTTCATTCAGATGAACTCGATCTGGTCGCCTTCCGATGGCGAGGCAGCACAACCGGCCTGCACGGCCAGCAGCTTGCCGCTGCAGGACGACATGGTCGGTATTTCTGCAGCGTTCAGCGTTGCCCGTCATCAGATTGCGCAAGTGGCACCCACCCGAGCCTCGGTGTTGTTCAGCGGTGAATCGGGGGTGGGCAAGGAGGTGTTCGCCAAGGCGCTGCATCGGCTCAGCCCGCGCGCCCAACAGCCCTTGGTGGCCGTGAACTGTGCGGCGTTGCCGGAAAGCCTGCTGGAAGCCGAACTGTTCGGTGCGGAAAAAGGGGCGTACACCGGTGCAACGCAGGCGCGTGCCGGCCGCTTTGAACGGGCCTCTGGGGGCACGCTGTTCCTGGATGAAATCCAGGCCTTGAGCATGAGCGCCCAAAGCAAGCTGCTGCGGGCCTTGCAAGAGGGAGAAATCGAGCGGGTGGGGGGCAACAGGCCGATCAAGGTCGACTTGCGGGTGGTTGCTGCGACCAACGCCAACCTGCGCGAAGCGATTGCCCGCGGTACCTTCCGCGAAGACCTGTTCTTCAGGCTCAACGTGTTCCCCATCCACCTGCCACCGCTGCGCGAGCGTCGGGATGATATCCCGCTACTGATGGAGCACTTCTTCAAACACTTCACCCAACTGCACGGCAAGCAGGTCACCGGGTTCAGTGCCCGGGCGGTGGAAGCGCTGCTCAACTACAGCTACCCCGGCAACGTACGGGAGCTGCAAAACCTGGTGGAGCGGGGGGTGATTGCGGCGCCCGGGCAAGGGGCTATCCGTACCCAGCACCTGTTCCCCTCCGGTGAGCAGGCGCCCCGCGCCGGGTTGGGCGTGGGCGGTGACGGCAGCCTGTGCAACCCGGCCAGCGAACCTGACGCGCAGGCTTCGCCCATGGCCGAACTCAAGCACGCCATTCACAACCAGCAACTGGAGCAATACCGGCTGGTCTTGCAGGCCTGCAATGGCAACCTGTCTGCCGCAGCACGGCAATTGGGCATCAGCCGCCCGCAGCTGGCCTACCGGCTGAAGGCCCATGGGCAGGGGTGA
- the yjmD gene encoding putative zinc-type alcohol dehydrogenase-like protein YjmD (*Name yjmD): protein MQAILFKGLNQPLQMGTVAMPVPAADEVLIEVCRCGICGSDLHMTQDPAFNIAPGSVLGHEYSGRVVECGKQVNNLKVGDAVAVAPLRGCGQCSSCLRGEPAWCAAFSLQGGGFAQWATAKGHQCRVIPSSVGLKDSALAEPLAVALHGVMRAGLKPGAKVLVLGAGAIGLAVAYWARRLGAAAVAITDLGDWQRERALHLGATHFLVDDGALPARIAQSLGGAADIVFECVGRPGLIAQAIDHVRPRGTVVVLGLCTVADRFMPFQAVSKEVNLIMSAFFNMDEFCAAVDVLDGPDAAPLTMVSETVSLAEMPQAFEALRQRQHQCKVMVAPHQA from the coding sequence ATGCAAGCGATTCTGTTCAAGGGCCTGAACCAGCCCTTGCAAATGGGCACGGTTGCAATGCCGGTGCCCGCTGCCGACGAAGTCCTGATCGAGGTATGCCGCTGCGGCATCTGCGGCAGTGACCTGCACATGACCCAGGACCCTGCATTCAATATTGCCCCAGGCAGCGTGCTGGGCCATGAATACAGCGGGCGTGTGGTTGAATGTGGCAAGCAGGTCAACAACCTGAAAGTCGGTGATGCCGTGGCCGTGGCACCTTTGCGCGGTTGTGGCCAGTGCAGCAGTTGCCTGCGCGGTGAGCCAGCCTGGTGCGCGGCGTTCAGCTTGCAGGGGGGTGGTTTTGCACAGTGGGCGACTGCCAAGGGCCACCAGTGCCGGGTAATACCCAGCAGTGTCGGGCTCAAGGACAGCGCCCTCGCTGAGCCCCTTGCCGTGGCCTTGCACGGGGTAATGCGCGCAGGGCTAAAGCCTGGCGCGAAGGTACTGGTGCTGGGCGCAGGGGCTATCGGCCTGGCCGTGGCCTACTGGGCCAGGCGCCTGGGCGCAGCCGCCGTCGCCATCACCGACCTGGGCGACTGGCAGCGCGAGCGCGCCTTGCACCTTGGGGCGACGCACTTTCTGGTAGACGACGGCGCCCTCCCAGCGCGTATTGCGCAAAGCCTGGGCGGCGCAGCCGATATCGTTTTCGAATGCGTCGGCCGCCCAGGCCTGATTGCCCAGGCCATCGACCATGTTCGCCCACGGGGTACGGTTGTGGTACTTGGGCTGTGCACGGTCGCGGACAGGTTCATGCCGTTCCAGGCGGTGTCCAAGGAGGTGAACCTGATCATGTCGGCGTTTTTCAACATGGACGAGTTCTGCGCCGCAGTTGACGTACTGGACGGCCCCGATGCCGCACCGCTGACGATGGTCAGCGAAACCGTGTCGCTGGCCGAAATGCCCCAGGCATTCGAAGCCCTGCGCCAACGCCAGCATCAATGCAAGGTCATGGTTGCGCCTCATCAGGCCTGA
- the idnO gene encoding 5-keto-D-gluconate 5-reductase (*Name idnO): protein MKYWERFAVEGLNCVVTGAASGIGLAYAEVMAEAGAQVTLLDLDAKRLQEQVARLNALGFAVHGEVVDATDRQAMYACFERIGERYGRLDVVFANAGIDAGPGFLDSEGQRCAEGALEALDEAHWDKVLATNLTAVFTTLRAAVRLMKPRGQGRIIVTTSNAAIINEAIVGTPYMPAKAGAASLVRQAAMELARYGINVNAIAPGPFVTNIAGGRLRNPADRAAFAQRVPQHRIASTEEIKGLALFLASPASDYVTGAQIVIDGGQMLGRVD, encoded by the coding sequence ATGAAATACTGGGAACGTTTTGCCGTCGAAGGCTTGAACTGTGTAGTCACTGGCGCCGCCAGCGGCATTGGCCTGGCCTATGCCGAAGTGATGGCCGAAGCCGGGGCACAGGTCACCCTGCTGGACCTGGACGCCAAACGCCTGCAAGAACAGGTGGCGCGGTTGAACGCGCTGGGTTTCGCTGTGCACGGCGAAGTGGTAGACGCCACCGATCGCCAGGCGATGTATGCCTGTTTCGAGCGCATCGGCGAGCGCTATGGCCGGCTGGATGTGGTGTTCGCCAATGCCGGCATCGACGCCGGCCCCGGCTTTCTGGACAGCGAGGGCCAGCGCTGCGCCGAGGGCGCACTGGAGGCGCTGGACGAAGCGCACTGGGACAAGGTACTGGCAACCAACCTCACCGCGGTGTTCACCACCTTGCGCGCTGCGGTGCGCTTGATGAAGCCACGTGGCCAGGGCCGCATCATCGTCACCACCTCCAATGCCGCGATCATCAATGAAGCCATCGTCGGCACTCCCTACATGCCAGCCAAGGCCGGCGCGGCGTCACTGGTGCGCCAGGCCGCAATGGAGCTGGCCCGCTATGGCATCAACGTCAACGCCATCGCGCCAGGCCCGTTCGTGACCAACATCGCCGGGGGCCGCTTGCGCAACCCGGCGGACCGTGCAGCGTTCGCCCAACGGGTGCCGCAACACCGGATTGCCTCCACCGAAGAAATCAAAGGCCTGGCCTTGTTTCTGGCCTCGCCGGCCTCGGATTACGTCACCGGCGCGCAGATCGTCATCGATGGCGGGCAGATGCTCGGCCGGGTGGACTGA